One segment of Borreliella burgdorferi B31 DNA contains the following:
- the guaB gene encoding inosine-5'-monophosphate dehydrogenase, translated as MPNKITKEALTFDDVSLIPRKSSVLPSEVSLKTQLTKNISLNIPFLSSAMDTVTESQMAIAIAKEGGIGIIHKNMSIEAQRKEIEKVKTYKFQKTINTNGDTNEQKPEIFTAKQHLEKSDAYKNAEHKEDFPNACKDLNNKLRVGAAVSIDIDTIERVEELVKAHVDILVIDSAHGHSTRIIELIKKIKTKYPNLDLIAGNIVTKEAALDLISVGADCLKVGIGPGSICTTRIVAGVGVPQITAICDVYEACNNTNICIIADGGIRFSGDVVKAIAAGADSVMIGNLFAGTKESPSEEIIYNGKKFKSYVGMGSISAMKRGSKSRYFQLENNEPKKLVPEGIEGMVPYSGKLKDILTQLKGGLMSGMGYLGAATISDLKINSKFVKISHSSLKESHPHDVFSIT; from the coding sequence ATGCCAAATAAGATAACAAAAGAAGCTTTAACTTTTGATGATGTGTCTTTAATTCCAAGAAAATCATCTGTATTACCTAGTGAGGTTAGTTTAAAAACACAATTAACAAAAAACATATCCCTAAACATACCATTTTTAAGCTCAGCAATGGATACTGTTACAGAAAGCCAAATGGCAATAGCCATTGCTAAAGAGGGTGGAATAGGAATTATACATAAAAATATGTCAATAGAAGCTCAAAGAAAAGAGATAGAAAAAGTAAAAACATATAAATTCCAAAAGACTATTAACACTAATGGAGATACAAATGAGCAAAAACCCGAAATATTTACAGCAAAACAACATCTAGAAAAATCCGATGCATACAAAAATGCAGAACACAAAGAAGATTTTCCTAATGCATGCAAAGATTTAAATAACAAGCTAAGAGTAGGTGCTGCTGTTTCTATTGATATTGATACCATAGAACGAGTTGAAGAGCTTGTAAAAGCACATGTAGATATACTTGTCATAGACTCTGCCCATGGACATTCTACAAGAATAATAGAGCTTATCAAAAAAATTAAAACCAAGTACCCAAACTTAGACCTTATTGCTGGCAACATAGTAACTAAAGAAGCTGCATTAGATTTAATAAGTGTAGGAGCAGATTGTTTAAAAGTAGGAATAGGTCCGGGTAGTATATGCACAACAAGAATCGTTGCGGGAGTTGGAGTTCCCCAAATAACAGCAATCTGCGATGTCTATGAGGCTTGTAATAATACAAATATTTGTATTATAGCAGATGGCGGAATTAGGTTTTCAGGAGATGTGGTTAAAGCCATCGCAGCAGGAGCTGATAGCGTAATGATAGGCAATCTCTTTGCAGGCACAAAAGAATCTCCTTCTGAAGAAATAATTTACAATGGAAAAAAATTCAAATCTTACGTTGGAATGGGCTCTATTTCTGCTATGAAAAGAGGCTCCAAATCAAGATATTTTCAACTAGAAAACAACGAACCTAAAAAATTAGTCCCCGAAGGAATTGAAGGCATGGTACCGTATTCTGGAAAATTAAAAGATATTTTGACTCAATTAAAAGGCGGTTTAATGTCTGGAATGGGCTATTTAGGAGCAGCAACAATATCTGATTTAAAAATAAATTCTAAGTTTGTAAAAATAAGCCATTCTTCATTAAAAGAATCCCATCCTCACGATGTTTTTAGCATAACATAA
- a CDS encoding peptide ABC transporter substrate-binding protein codes for MKILIKKLKVVLFLNLILLISCVNESNRNKLVFKLNIGSEPATLDAQLINDTVGSGIVSQMFLGILDGDPRTGGYRPGLAKSWDISDDGVVYTFHLRDNLVWSDGVSITAEGIRKSYLRILDKETGSSFVNMIKSVIKNAEEYFDGKANESELGIKALDEKTLEITLKSPKPYFLDMLVHQTFIPVPMHVIEKYGQRWTDPENMVVSGPFKLKSRVLNEKVVLEKNNKYYNSKDVVLDSIIFFVTDNSITAYNMYLNDELDAIFKNVPPDLLKDLKLRDDYYSMGINSTSFYSLNMKVKPLDNVKVRKALSFAIDRKTLTESVLNDSSIPTRRATPDYIDYSYKSNLSLFDAEMAKKLLADAGYPNGNNFPLLKVKYNTSDSQRKIAEFIQNQWKKNLNINVQLENEEWSTYINSRVNGNYEIIRSGWSGDYADPMTFLSIFQTENTSFSSYGYSNSEYDELLIKSDNERDIFKRQEILKKAEAIIIERDFPAVFLNITSSSYLFRNDKWKGWEPNISERFNLSEIKPIK; via the coding sequence ATGAAAATATTGATAAAAAAGTTAAAAGTTGTATTATTTCTCAATTTAATTTTACTTATTTCTTGTGTTAATGAAAGTAATAGAAACAAATTGGTTTTTAAGCTAAATATTGGAAGTGAGCCTGCTACTTTAGATGCTCAATTAATAAACGATACGGTTGGATCAGGGATTGTAAGCCAAATGTTTCTTGGCATTTTAGATGGAGATCCCAGGACTGGAGGATACAGACCGGGACTTGCTAAAAGTTGGGATATTTCTGATGACGGAGTAGTTTATACGTTTCATTTAAGAGATAATCTTGTTTGGAGTGATGGAGTTTCCATTACTGCCGAAGGAATAAGAAAATCTTATCTTAGAATTTTAGATAAAGAAACCGGCTCATCTTTTGTTAACATGATTAAGTCCGTTATTAAAAATGCAGAAGAGTATTTTGACGGCAAAGCAAATGAGTCTGAGCTTGGAATTAAAGCTCTTGATGAAAAAACTTTAGAAATAACGCTAAAATCTCCAAAGCCATATTTTCTTGATATGTTAGTACATCAAACATTTATTCCTGTACCAATGCACGTTATTGAAAAGTATGGGCAAAGGTGGACAGACCCCGAGAATATGGTTGTTAGTGGTCCTTTCAAATTAAAATCTAGAGTTTTAAATGAAAAGGTTGTTCTTGAAAAGAATAATAAATATTATAATTCCAAAGATGTTGTTCTTGACAGTATTATATTTTTTGTCACAGATAATAGCATTACAGCTTATAATATGTATTTAAATGATGAGCTGGATGCAATTTTTAAGAATGTTCCACCAGATTTGCTTAAGGATCTTAAGCTTAGGGACGATTATTATTCAATGGGTATTAATTCAACCTCTTTTTATTCTTTGAACATGAAAGTAAAACCGCTTGACAATGTTAAAGTTAGAAAGGCGCTGTCTTTTGCTATTGATAGAAAAACCTTAACAGAGAGCGTTCTTAATGATAGTTCTATTCCTACAAGAAGAGCAACTCCAGATTATATTGATTACTCTTATAAAAGCAATTTGAGCTTATTTGATGCTGAAATGGCAAAGAAGCTTTTGGCAGATGCAGGATATCCCAATGGTAATAATTTTCCTTTATTAAAAGTAAAGTACAATACAAGTGATAGCCAGAGAAAAATTGCTGAATTTATTCAAAATCAGTGGAAGAAAAACTTAAATATTAATGTACAGCTTGAGAATGAAGAATGGTCAACATATATAAATAGTAGAGTAAATGGTAATTATGAAATAATAAGATCAGGATGGTCAGGAGATTATGCTGATCCTATGACGTTCTTAAGCATCTTTCAAACTGAAAATACATCTTTTTCATCTTATGGATATTCAAATTCTGAATATGATGAACTTTTAATAAAATCAGATAATGAGAGAGATATTTTTAAAAGACAGGAAATTCTAAAAAAAGCAGAAGCAATAATAATTGAAAGAGATTTTCCGGCTGTATTTCTTAATATAACTTCTTCTAGTTATCTTTTTAGAAACGACAAGTGGAAAGGTTGGGAGCCAAATATTTCGGAAAGATTTAATTTATCTGAAATAAAACCAATTAAATGA